In Massilia antarctica, the following are encoded in one genomic region:
- a CDS encoding toll/interleukin-1 receptor domain-containing protein, whose product MRPRKASSVALVKVDSASASVGPPEREADMAIRYGCFFSYAHGRRDGLMHTFKIALSDAIRCYLEPYFDNEEELFIDTEQLGGGDDIDRRIARALCESVTMILIYTPKYEAHGYTRREFAAMKAIEAERSRWYTMPSHLIIPVIMTLHPDCLPPQIAGSSFYVDFSRFTMATGDLKSHPEFLPDIKKIVSRIVMQYEYQKKYTPVGHDCNQFVLPDVPPVWRDLPDLTFPKK is encoded by the coding sequence TTGCGCCCGCGCAAGGCCAGCTCTGTCGCGCTTGTTAAAGTCGACAGCGCGAGCGCATCAGTGGGACCACCGGAGAGGGAGGCTGACATGGCAATCCGTTATGGCTGTTTCTTTAGTTACGCCCACGGCCGCCGCGACGGACTGATGCACACGTTCAAGATTGCCCTGTCGGATGCCATCCGCTGCTATCTGGAACCGTATTTTGACAATGAAGAGGAGCTCTTCATTGATACGGAACAGCTCGGCGGCGGCGACGATATCGACCGCCGCATCGCGCGCGCGCTGTGCGAGAGCGTGACCATGATCCTGATCTACACGCCCAAGTACGAGGCGCACGGCTACACGCGGCGCGAGTTCGCCGCCATGAAGGCGATCGAGGCCGAGCGAAGCCGCTGGTACACCATGCCCAGCCACTTGATTATTCCGGTGATCATGACCCTGCACCCGGACTGTCTGCCGCCCCAGATCGCTGGTTCCAGCTTTTACGTCGATTTTTCGCGTTTCACGATGGCGACGGGCGACTTGAAATCGCATCCCGAGTTCCTGCCCGATATCAAGAAAATCGTGAGCAGGATTGTCATGCAATATGAATACCAAAAAAAATACACCCCTGTCGGCCATGATTGCAACCAATTCGTGCTTCCCGATGTCCCACCCGTGTGGCGCGATCTGCCGGATCTGACTTTTCCGAAAAAATAA
- a CDS encoding DUF885 domain-containing protein, giving the protein MTVLRSLLLSALLGASVVTAPPLHAAEPLAAGAADPAKTAVAAPAVQLAGLAERYYEEQARYEPINATVSGDNRFDNLLPMNILPSVRARQFAMLHEVRDALARIDRSKLTPLDLTTYDVLAFEVSNLLRFESFKDYLLPMSHMDSLPVLLANFGAGDGSQPLVTVANYQAYLKRITALPQWTDVAIANMRAGIKQGVVQPKALVQALLPQIKALAAATVDTSAFSAPARALPASFSKGEKARMTGAYREAVRVQVLPSLRKLAAFLETEYLPAARDTAGWGSLPDGGNWYRAWVAAQTTSALSPEEIHRIGLAEMTRINAEFTKLAPKLGYTGTPAGLPRWLTQQPKYRPFKTEEEVLQAYRALNARILPMLPRLFATLPKAPLEIRAEPALSRDTASDHYTAAAGDGSRPGIFWAVIPDPAKYASTRMTSLFLHEGQPGHHFQLSKQQELPIPKFRKFGGNNAYVEGWALYAESLGKEMGLYEDPNAYAGHLMLDMMRAARLVVDTGLHAQGWTREQTMRFLVDEAGSTEEDARNATERYMAWPGQALGYKVGALKIMELRQRAQSALGDKFSLAKFHDAVLADGTLPLALLETKINAWIAQQAK; this is encoded by the coding sequence ATGACCGTGCTGCGCTCGCTACTACTTTCCGCCTTGCTGGGCGCCTCCGTGGTGACGGCGCCGCCGCTGCATGCCGCCGAGCCGCTGGCGGCCGGCGCCGCCGATCCGGCCAAGACAGCGGTCGCGGCGCCAGCCGTGCAGCTGGCCGGGCTGGCCGAACGCTATTACGAGGAGCAGGCGCGCTACGAGCCGATCAACGCCACCGTCTCGGGCGACAACCGTTTCGACAATTTGCTGCCGATGAACATCTTGCCGTCCGTGCGCGCGCGCCAGTTCGCCATGCTGCATGAGGTGCGCGACGCGCTGGCCCGGATCGACCGCAGCAAACTCACGCCGCTCGACCTGACCACCTACGACGTGCTCGCTTTCGAAGTCAGCAACCTGCTGCGCTTCGAGTCGTTCAAGGATTACCTGCTGCCGATGAGCCACATGGACAGCCTGCCCGTGCTGCTGGCCAATTTCGGTGCCGGCGACGGCTCGCAGCCGCTGGTCACGGTGGCCAACTACCAGGCTTACCTCAAGCGCATCACGGCGCTGCCGCAGTGGACCGATGTCGCGATTGCCAACATGCGCGCCGGCATCAAACAGGGCGTGGTGCAGCCCAAGGCACTGGTGCAGGCGCTGCTGCCGCAGATCAAGGCGCTGGCCGCCGCCACGGTCGACACGAGCGCCTTTTCGGCGCCCGCGCGCGCGCTGCCGGCATCGTTCAGCAAGGGCGAAAAGGCGCGCATGACGGGCGCCTACCGCGAAGCGGTGCGGGTGCAGGTGCTGCCATCCTTGCGCAAGCTGGCCGCCTTCCTGGAGACCGAATACCTGCCGGCCGCGCGCGACACGGCCGGCTGGGGCAGCCTGCCGGACGGCGGCAACTGGTACCGCGCCTGGGTGGCGGCGCAAACCACGAGCGCGCTCTCGCCCGAGGAAATCCACCGCATCGGGCTGGCCGAGATGACCCGCATCAATGCCGAATTCACCAAGCTGGCGCCCAAGCTCGGTTATACGGGTACGCCGGCCGGCTTGCCGCGCTGGCTGACGCAGCAACCCAAGTACCGGCCGTTCAAGACCGAGGAAGAGGTGCTGCAGGCTTATCGGGCGCTGAACGCGCGCATCCTGCCGATGCTGCCGCGCCTGTTTGCGACCCTGCCCAAGGCGCCGCTGGAAATCCGCGCCGAACCGGCCCTGTCGCGCGATACCGCGTCCGACCATTACACGGCCGCGGCGGGGGATGGCTCGCGTCCGGGCATTTTCTGGGCCGTGATTCCCGATCCGGCCAAGTACGCCAGCACGCGCATGACCTCGCTGTTCCTGCACGAAGGCCAGCCGGGCCACCATTTCCAGCTGTCCAAGCAGCAGGAATTGCCGATTCCAAAGTTCCGCAAGTTCGGCGGCAACAATGCGTATGTCGAAGGCTGGGCCCTGTACGCCGAATCGCTGGGCAAGGAAATGGGCCTGTACGAAGACCCGAACGCCTACGCCGGCCACCTGATGCTCGACATGATGCGCGCGGCCCGGCTGGTGGTCGACACCGGCCTGCACGCCCAGGGCTGGACGCGCGAGCAAACCATGCGCTTCCTGGTCGATGAAGCCGGCAGTACCGAGGAAGATGCGCGCAACGCGACCGAACGCTACATGGCGTGGCCGGGCCAGGCGCTGGGCTACAAGGTGGGGGCGCTGAAAATCATGGAGCTGCGCCAGCGCGCGCAGTCGGCGCTGGGCGACAAGTTCAGCCTGGCCAAGTTCCACGATGCGGTACTGGCCGACGGCACCTTGCCGCTGGCGCTGCTGGAAACCAAGATCAATGCCTGGATCGCCCAGCAGGCCAAGTAG
- a CDS encoding protein-L-isoaspartate(D-aspartate) O-methyltransferase: protein MSDKPDKRSTFPLPLSSVTGAARKGPAFAPARVVTPRVATPGVATPGVATPRVATPRVATPQTATRNAAGNGGQPNGGPNSANAYVARVVASPSKSHSDALLRSQPLPVVPPRPDMGVSDAIRRAMVARVARQGVRDTVVLGALETVQRHRFIEPALSAQAYIDASLPIGHNQTISRPYIVARMLEVLRNGAPLNRVLEIGTGCGYQAAVLSCIAKEVYSVERIRQLHELAKTNLRHLRIVNLRLHYGDGMLGLPQAAPFDGIILAAAGLEVPQALLEQLSVGGRLVAPVGAQVQHLQLITRTGKAEWMSETLEGCHFVPLRPGTV, encoded by the coding sequence ATGAGCGACAAGCCGGACAAACGCAGTACCTTTCCGCTGCCGCTGTCGTCGGTGACGGGCGCTGCGCGCAAGGGTCCGGCGTTTGCCCCCGCCAGGGTGGTCACGCCGCGCGTCGCCACGCCGGGCGTCGCCACGCCGGGCGTCGCCACGCCGCGCGTCGCCACGCCGCGCGTCGCCACGCCCCAGACCGCGACCCGGAATGCCGCCGGGAACGGCGGCCAGCCGAACGGCGGGCCCAACAGCGCCAACGCCTACGTGGCGCGGGTGGTGGCGTCGCCCTCGAAGTCGCACAGCGATGCCTTGCTGCGCTCCCAGCCGCTGCCGGTGGTGCCGCCGCGGCCCGACATGGGCGTGTCGGATGCGATCCGGCGCGCCATGGTGGCGCGGGTGGCGCGCCAGGGCGTCAGGGATACGGTGGTGCTGGGCGCGCTGGAAACCGTGCAGCGCCACCGTTTCATCGAACCGGCCCTGTCGGCCCAGGCGTATATCGACGCCTCCTTGCCGATCGGCCACAACCAGACGATCTCCCGTCCCTACATCGTGGCGCGCATGCTTGAAGTGCTGCGCAACGGCGCCCCCCTGAACCGGGTGCTGGAAATCGGCACCGGCTGCGGCTACCAGGCGGCGGTGCTCTCCTGCATCGCCAAAGAGGTGTATTCGGTCGAACGGATTCGTCAATTGCACGAGCTGGCCAAGACCAATCTGCGCCACCTGCGCATCGTGAATCTGCGCTTGCACTACGGAGATGGTATGCTAGGCTTGCCCCAAGCCGCTCCATTCGACGGTATCATTCTGGCTGCGGCCGGTCTGGAGGTGCCGCAGGCACTGCTGGAGCAGCTCAGCGTGGGTGGCCGCCTGGTCGCCCCGGTGGGGGCGCAGGTCCAGCACCTGCAACTGATCACCCGCACCGGCAAGGCCGAATGGATGAGCGAAACCCTGGAAGGCTGCCACTTCGTGCCCTTGCGCCCGGGCACCGTTTAA
- the surE gene encoding 5'/3'-nucleotidase SurE, with product MRILISNDDGYLAPGIQALAEALAQVAEIVVVAPDSNRSGASNSLSLDRPLSVQKAANGFYFVNGTPTDCVHIALTGMLDYRPDLVVSGINNGQNMGDDTLYSGTVAAATEGYLFGIPAIAFSQVAHGWEHIDAAARLARDIVLRRFDALPSPYLLNVNIPNLPYEALTTVRATRLGRRHQAEPVIRGQDPRGREIFWIGPPGATRDAGEGTDFHATAQGQVSVTPLQVDLTHRDQLALLSGALA from the coding sequence ATGAGAATTCTTATCAGCAATGACGACGGCTACCTCGCTCCCGGCATCCAGGCCCTGGCCGAGGCGCTCGCCCAGGTGGCCGAGATCGTCGTCGTGGCGCCCGACAGCAACCGTTCCGGCGCCTCCAATTCGCTCTCGCTGGACCGCCCGCTGTCGGTGCAGAAGGCGGCCAACGGCTTTTATTTCGTCAACGGCACCCCGACCGACTGTGTCCACATCGCCCTGACCGGCATGCTCGACTACCGCCCCGACCTGGTCGTGTCCGGTATCAACAATGGCCAGAACATGGGCGACGACACCCTGTATTCCGGCACTGTGGCGGCCGCGACCGAGGGTTATCTGTTCGGCATTCCGGCGATCGCCTTTTCCCAGGTGGCGCACGGCTGGGAACACATCGATGCCGCCGCCCGCCTGGCGCGCGACATCGTACTGCGCCGCTTTGACGCGCTGCCGTCGCCGTACTTGCTTAACGTAAATATTCCGAACCTGCCTTATGAAGCCTTGACCACGGTGCGCGCGACCCGGCTGGGCCGGCGTCACCAGGCCGAGCCGGTGATCCGCGGACAGGACCCGCGTGGGCGCGAAATTTTCTGGATCGGCCCCCCGGGCGCCACGCGCGACGCTGGCGAGGGCACCGATTTCCATGCCACCGCCCAAGGCCAGGTCTCGGTCACCCCGCTGCAGGTCGACCTGACCCATCGCGACCAGCTGGCGCTGCTGTCGGGCGCACTGGCATGA
- a CDS encoding YdcH family protein — translation MNDAHTIQRRLIELDVEHRDLDAVIDMLTLDGHHDQLQLRRLKKRKLQLKDHITLLKMQLVPDVPA, via the coding sequence ATGAACGATGCCCACACTATCCAGCGCCGCCTGATCGAACTCGATGTGGAACATCGCGACCTGGATGCGGTCATAGACATGTTGACCCTGGACGGGCACCACGACCAGTTGCAGCTGCGCCGCCTTAAAAAGCGCAAATTGCAACTGAAAGACCATATTACCCTGTTGAAAATGCAATTGGTGCCTGATGTCCCGGCCTGA
- a CDS encoding NADPH:quinone oxidoreductase family protein translates to MKAVVCKAWGLPDSLVVEQVAAPVAGPGQVLLDVKAAGVNFPDVLIIQGKYQFKPELPFTPGSELSGVVGALGEGVTNVKLGDRVIAFTAQGAFAQQIVVPAQAVMPMPPGMDFDTAAAITLTYGTSHHAVVDRAALKAGETMLVLGAAGGVGLAAIEIGKALGARVIAAASSDEKLAVCREHGADATINYSTEDLREAIKAATDGKGPDVIYDPVGGIYAEPAFRSIGWRGRYLVVGFANGEIPKLPLNLTLLKGASLMGVFWGEFAKREPKANLAAMRELMGWLAEGKIRPRISGRYTLEQTAQALNDMAARKVTGKVVIVPDA, encoded by the coding sequence ATGAAAGCCGTGGTTTGCAAAGCGTGGGGGCTGCCCGACAGCCTGGTAGTGGAACAAGTGGCGGCCCCGGTGGCCGGACCGGGCCAGGTGCTGCTGGACGTCAAGGCGGCCGGGGTCAACTTCCCGGACGTGCTGATCATCCAGGGCAAGTACCAGTTCAAGCCCGAACTGCCATTCACCCCCGGCAGCGAACTGTCGGGCGTGGTCGGCGCGCTGGGCGAGGGTGTCACCAACGTCAAGCTGGGCGACCGGGTGATCGCGTTTACCGCCCAGGGCGCGTTCGCGCAGCAGATCGTGGTGCCGGCCCAGGCTGTCATGCCTATGCCGCCCGGCATGGATTTCGACACCGCCGCCGCCATCACCCTCACCTACGGCACCTCGCACCACGCGGTGGTCGACCGCGCCGCGCTCAAGGCAGGCGAAACCATGCTGGTACTGGGCGCGGCCGGCGGGGTCGGCCTGGCGGCCATTGAAATCGGCAAGGCGCTGGGCGCGCGCGTGATCGCGGCGGCGTCGAGCGACGAAAAACTGGCGGTGTGCCGCGAGCACGGCGCCGATGCCACCATCAATTACAGTACGGAAGATTTGCGCGAAGCGATCAAGGCCGCCACCGACGGCAAGGGGCCGGACGTGATCTACGATCCGGTCGGCGGCATCTACGCCGAACCGGCCTTCCGTTCGATCGGCTGGCGCGGGCGCTACCTGGTGGTCGGTTTTGCCAACGGCGAGATCCCCAAGCTGCCGCTCAACCTGACCCTGCTCAAGGGCGCCTCCTTGATGGGTGTGTTCTGGGGCGAGTTCGCCAAGCGCGAACCGAAGGCCAACCTGGCGGCCATGCGCGAACTGATGGGATGGCTGGCCGAAGGCAAGATCCGGCCGCGCATTTCAGGCCGCTACACCTTGGAACAGACGGCCCAGGCCCTCAACGACATGGCCGCGCGCAAGGTCACCGGCAAGGTGGTGATCGTGCCGGACGCGTAA
- a CDS encoding tetratricopeptide repeat protein, with product MEIKRITLPPLASAGEVTTFYAFESGAARSMALSSMAVLLSGRQNATVPVLMIDFDTAAPGLHHTFGRSAERPGLLEYFQACRDHLRLLGRGPAARDDAALARQVLEAVDWEPFVERVDHSRPLYLMRAGRFDDSYGERADQFDWDGLFDACPALFRCFGEFMAQRFAHVLVDARSGRSAAVSICTTLLPRRLVAVFTPDQRSLDGLSGVVTRAIDYRCSHEDEQRPLLVYPLPAAIDSADVQRRLQWRRGDPQRALAGYQSVIEQLLRQCYGLARMSLDSYFDEIQLQQIHAVAGAEPLACAADRDGDRFSLERTFATLLDWMTGNYFPWQSHAEVRLCAAIGAARERLGHGAATALSLPLALDLHQLGLLYRDLGRVDEALACFEECTSLRQRLLGDEHTDTRASRALLAVLLRQQGRLAEARLLQELLVDDCARLLGTDHPDTLAARAALAATLAQAGEFARALALHEQLIEASERVLGCGHVHTLDRLAGQAQTLARHGEFSRARMVYERVLEGRERLLGGEHEDSLRCAQQLAALLLELGDLGNARKLQESVAAARERHAGPDHPSTMQARELLAEIMAAQSDLGGVRGMLELLAKSRERCLGADHPDTITSQTRLASTLSEQGDLDAARRLQQKLVNLREQVPSSDDGHPQDSKMPPARQGHGVEARWLAEGAQPAAVRRSGILDAADTGDSLAHKLSQLQELNDQRCEREARALADSLRKSVLRRNVPPLLRLRGVALIKQVYQRSNDKDALLAFAQDEVSALQQALTDAVGGRPVSAQ from the coding sequence ATGGAAATCAAACGCATTACCCTGCCACCCCTGGCCAGCGCAGGCGAGGTGACGACGTTCTACGCGTTCGAGAGCGGCGCGGCGCGCAGCATGGCCTTGTCCTCCATGGCGGTGCTGCTGTCCGGGCGCCAGAATGCGACCGTGCCGGTGCTGATGATCGATTTCGATACCGCCGCGCCCGGCCTGCACCATACCTTCGGGCGCTCCGCTGAACGGCCCGGCCTGCTGGAATATTTCCAGGCTTGCCGCGATCACCTGCGCCTGCTTGGGCGCGGCCCGGCGGCGCGCGACGATGCGGCGCTGGCGCGCCAGGTGCTCGAGGCGGTCGACTGGGAACCGTTCGTCGAGCGGGTCGACCACAGCCGTCCCCTGTACCTGATGCGCGCCGGCCGCTTCGACGACAGTTACGGCGAACGCGCCGACCAGTTCGACTGGGATGGCTTGTTCGATGCCTGTCCGGCCCTGTTCCGCTGTTTCGGCGAATTCATGGCGCAGCGCTTCGCCCACGTGCTGGTGGACGCGCGCAGCGGGCGCTCGGCCGCCGTCAGCATCTGCACTACCTTGCTGCCGCGCCGCCTGGTGGCCGTGTTCACACCAGACCAGCGCAGCCTGGACGGGCTGTCCGGGGTGGTCACGCGCGCCATCGATTACCGCTGCAGCCACGAGGATGAACAGCGCCCGCTGCTGGTCTATCCGCTGCCGGCCGCGATCGACAGCGCCGACGTCCAGCGCCGCCTGCAGTGGCGCCGCGGCGACCCGCAGCGCGCCCTGGCCGGCTACCAGAGCGTGATCGAGCAGTTGCTGCGCCAGTGCTACGGCCTGGCGCGGATGTCGCTCGACAGCTATTTCGATGAAATCCAGTTGCAGCAAATCCATGCCGTGGCCGGCGCCGAGCCGCTCGCGTGCGCCGCCGACCGCGATGGCGACCGCTTTTCGCTGGAGCGCACCTTCGCCACCCTGCTCGACTGGATGACCGGCAATTATTTTCCCTGGCAATCGCATGCCGAGGTGCGCCTGTGCGCCGCCATCGGCGCGGCCCGCGAGCGCCTCGGCCACGGCGCGGCCACGGCGCTGTCGCTGCCGCTGGCGCTCGACTTGCACCAGCTCGGCCTGCTGTACCGCGACCTGGGAAGGGTCGACGAAGCCCTCGCCTGCTTCGAAGAATGTACCAGCCTGCGCCAGAGACTGCTCGGCGACGAGCATACAGACACCCGCGCCAGCCGGGCCCTGCTGGCGGTGCTGCTGCGCCAGCAGGGCCGCCTGGCCGAGGCGCGCCTGTTGCAGGAGTTGCTGGTCGACGATTGCGCGCGCCTGCTCGGGACCGACCATCCCGACACCCTGGCCGCGCGCGCCGCGCTGGCCGCCACCCTGGCCCAGGCCGGCGAGTTCGCGCGCGCGCTGGCCCTGCACGAACAGCTCATCGAAGCCAGCGAGCGGGTGCTCGGCTGCGGCCACGTGCATACCCTCGACCGCCTGGCGGGGCAAGCCCAGACCCTGGCCCGCCATGGCGAATTCAGCCGCGCGCGCATGGTCTACGAAAGAGTGCTGGAAGGAAGAGAGCGCCTGCTCGGCGGCGAGCACGAGGATAGTCTGCGCTGCGCCCAGCAACTGGCGGCCCTGCTGCTGGAATTGGGCGACCTGGGCAATGCGCGCAAGCTGCAGGAAAGCGTGGCGGCGGCGCGCGAACGCCACGCCGGGCCCGACCATCCGTCCACCATGCAGGCGCGCGAGCTGCTGGCCGAGATTATGGCGGCCCAGAGCGACCTGGGCGGGGTGCGCGGGATGCTCGAACTGCTGGCCAAAAGCCGCGAGCGCTGCCTCGGGGCCGACCATCCCGACACCATCACCAGCCAGACCCGGCTGGCCTCGACCCTGAGCGAGCAGGGCGACCTGGACGCCGCGCGGCGCCTGCAGCAAAAGCTGGTCAACTTGCGCGAGCAGGTGCCCAGCAGCGACGATGGGCACCCCCAGGACAGCAAGATGCCCCCGGCGCGGCAGGGGCACGGCGTTGAGGCGCGCTGGCTGGCCGAGGGCGCGCAGCCGGCCGCCGTGCGGCGCAGCGGCATCCTCGACGCGGCCGACACGGGCGACAGCCTCGCCCACAAGCTGTCCCAGTTGCAAGAATTGAACGACCAGCGCTGCGAGCGCGAGGCGCGCGCGCTGGCCGACAGCCTGCGCAAAAGCGTGCTGCGGCGCAATGTACCGCCGCTGCTGCGCCTGCGCGGGGTCGCCCTGATCAAGCAGGTTTATCAGCGCAGCAACGACAAGGACGCGCTGCTCGCGTTTGCCCAGGACGAAGTCTCGGCGCTGCAGCAGGCGCTCACCGACGCCGTCGGCGGACGCCCGGTCAGCGCCCAGTGA
- a CDS encoding DUF6159 family protein has product MFERFTRSFDLVKASAVVLRQDSHLLMFPLISGAASLAVVLAFMLPAFGLGSFDGIGASEGAWYGLAFLFYVSQYCVMFYFNAALVGATLIRMDGGAPTLGDGMRIANSRFGTILGYAVIAATVGVILRAIQERLGFVGRFIVGLIGVGWTVATFLVVPVLVARDTGPIESIKQSAALLKQTWGENVVGQSGMSLFFGMLMFLVVLVTLSGVGLGITVGSTLLAGVAVAFGVLGGIVILLTHNALSGIYAATLYRYAASGNAGNGFDQSVLNAAFAPKV; this is encoded by the coding sequence ATGTTCGAACGATTTACGCGCAGTTTCGACCTTGTCAAAGCCAGTGCCGTGGTCCTGCGCCAGGACAGCCACCTTCTGATGTTCCCCCTGATTTCCGGCGCGGCGTCGCTGGCGGTAGTGCTGGCCTTCATGCTGCCGGCATTCGGCCTCGGTTCCTTCGACGGCATCGGGGCGAGCGAGGGCGCCTGGTATGGGCTCGCTTTCCTGTTCTATGTCAGCCAGTACTGCGTGATGTTCTACTTTAATGCCGCCCTGGTCGGCGCCACCCTGATCCGCATGGACGGCGGCGCGCCGACCCTGGGTGATGGCATGCGCATCGCTAACAGCCGCTTCGGCACGATTCTCGGTTATGCAGTCATTGCCGCCACCGTCGGCGTCATCCTGCGCGCGATCCAGGAACGCCTGGGTTTCGTCGGCCGCTTCATCGTCGGCCTGATCGGCGTGGGCTGGACCGTGGCCACCTTCCTGGTGGTGCCGGTGCTGGTGGCGCGCGATACCGGGCCGATCGAATCGATCAAGCAAAGCGCCGCCCTGCTCAAGCAGACCTGGGGCGAGAACGTGGTTGGCCAGTCGGGCATGAGCTTGTTCTTCGGCATGCTGATGTTCCTGGTGGTGCTGGTCACCCTGTCCGGAGTCGGCCTCGGCATCACCGTGGGCAGCACCTTGCTGGCCGGTGTCGCGGTGGCCTTCGGCGTGCTCGGCGGCATTGTAATCTTGCTGACCCATAACGCGCTGTCGGGCATTTATGCGGCGACCCTGTACCGCTACGCCGCCAGCGGCAATGCCGGCAACGGCTTCGACCAGTCGGTACTGAACGCCGCCTTCGCCCCGAAGGTGTGA
- a CDS encoding ATP-dependent DNA helicase translates to MLPQALPEAAEGADTAPAGKHDAEVDRLFSAGGPLAPSVGSFSPRRSQTEMAKSIAQAIADQSTLIAEAGTGTGKTFAYLVPALLWGGKTIISTGTKNLQDQLFLRDIPTVRAALKAPVSVALLKGRSNYVCHYHLERTLQNGRMTSREDVGNLREISRFIKMTTSGDKAELAKVPENALIWNLVTSTRDTCMGAECQYYQDCFVMKARREAQQADVVVVNHHLFFADVALKDTGVAELLPSANTIIFDEAHQLPDTATLFFGQTVSTSQILELCRDVLAEGLAHARGGPDWAKVVTVVEKAARDLRLTFPQDIMRLSLAQIMPSSEFFPALNTLKEKLAEMIDVLEDQAARAETIEQVRVRAVELAAALDAWKQDGKGKVVEGDQAVLWVEAFSSSLQLHKTPLSIAPIFNNQREGTPRSWIFTSATLAVKNDFKHFSNQMGLTGEPAKTWPSPFNYEQQGLLYVPNGLPEPNSFGYTDAVIDSALPVIEAAGGRTFFLCTTIRAVKQVSERLRDEFAKRGLDFPLFVQGERGRTELLDSFRNAGNGVLVGSQSFWEGVDVRGDALSLVIIDKLPFAPPDDPVLAARIDVMEKQGLNGFMHHTLPEAIINLKQGAGRLIRDETDRGVLMICDPRLISKSYGKRVWQSLPSFKRTRLQEDVIAFFKPLQEPQD, encoded by the coding sequence GTGCTCCCACAAGCGCTCCCTGAGGCCGCCGAAGGCGCCGACACCGCACCGGCCGGCAAGCATGATGCCGAAGTCGACCGCCTGTTCAGCGCGGGCGGCCCGCTCGCGCCCTCGGTCGGCAGTTTCAGCCCGCGCCGCTCGCAAACCGAGATGGCCAAGTCGATCGCCCAGGCCATCGCCGACCAGAGCACCCTGATCGCCGAGGCCGGCACCGGCACCGGAAAAACCTTCGCCTACCTGGTCCCGGCGCTGCTATGGGGCGGCAAGACCATCATTTCGACCGGCACCAAGAACTTGCAGGATCAGTTGTTCCTGCGCGACATTCCGACCGTGCGCGCCGCGCTCAAGGCGCCGGTCTCGGTGGCCTTGCTCAAGGGCCGCTCGAACTACGTCTGCCACTACCACTTGGAACGCACCCTGCAGAACGGGCGCATGACCTCGCGCGAGGATGTCGGCAACCTGCGCGAAATCTCGCGCTTCATCAAGATGACGACCTCCGGCGACAAGGCCGAGCTGGCCAAGGTGCCCGAAAACGCCCTGATCTGGAACCTGGTCACCTCCACGCGCGACACCTGCATGGGCGCCGAGTGCCAGTATTACCAGGATTGTTTCGTGATGAAGGCGCGCCGCGAAGCCCAGCAGGCCGACGTGGTGGTGGTCAACCACCACCTGTTCTTCGCCGACGTGGCGCTGAAAGATACCGGCGTGGCCGAGCTGCTGCCGTCGGCCAATACCATCATCTTCGACGAAGCGCACCAGTTGCCCGACACCGCCACCCTGTTCTTCGGCCAGACCGTCTCGACCTCGCAAATCCTGGAACTGTGCCGCGACGTGCTGGCCGAGGGCCTGGCGCACGCGCGCGGCGGCCCGGACTGGGCCAAGGTGGTGACCGTGGTCGAAAAGGCCGCGCGCGACCTGCGCCTGACCTTCCCGCAAGACATCATGCGCCTGTCCTTGGCGCAGATCATGCCCTCGTCCGAGTTTTTCCCGGCCCTCAACACGCTCAAGGAAAAGCTGGCCGAGATGATCGACGTGCTGGAAGACCAGGCGGCGCGCGCCGAAACCATCGAGCAGGTGCGCGTGCGCGCGGTCGAGCTGGCCGCCGCGCTGGACGCCTGGAAGCAGGATGGCAAGGGGAAAGTGGTCGAAGGCGACCAGGCGGTGCTGTGGGTGGAAGCCTTTTCCTCGTCCCTGCAACTGCACAAGACGCCGCTGTCGATCGCGCCGATCTTCAATAATCAGCGCGAAGGCACGCCGCGCAGCTGGATCTTTACCTCGGCCACCCTGGCGGTCAAGAACGATTTTAAACATTTCTCGAACCAGATGGGTCTCACCGGCGAGCCGGCCAAGACCTGGCCGAGTCCGTTCAATTACGAGCAGCAGGGCTTGCTGTACGTGCCGAATGGGCTGCCGGAACCGAATTCCTTCGGCTACACCGATGCCGTCATCGATAGCGCGCTGCCGGTGATCGAAGCGGCGGGCGGGCGTACCTTTTTCCTGTGCACCACGATCCGCGCGGTCAAGCAGGTGTCCGAGCGTTTGCGCGACGAATTCGCCAAGCGCGGGCTGGACTTTCCCCTGTTCGTCCAGGGCGAGCGCGGCCGCACGGAATTGCTCGATTCCTTCCGCAATGCCGGCAACGGCGTGCTGGTCGGCTCGCAAAGTTTCTGGGAAGGGGTGGACGTGCGCGGCGATGCGCTATCCCTGGTCATCATCGACAAGCTGCCCTTCGCGCCGCCCGACGACCCGGTGCTGGCCGCGCGCATCGATGTGATGGAAAAGCAGGGCTTGAACGGCTTCATGCACCACACCCTGCCCGAGGCCATCATCAACCTCAAGCAGGGAGCGGGGCGCCTGATCCGCGACGAGACCGACCGCGGCGTGCTGATGATCTGCGACCCGCGCCTCATTTCCAAGTCGTACGGCAAGCGGGTCTGGCAAAGCTTGCCATCGTTTAAGCGCACCCGCCTGCAGGAAGACGTGATCGCCTTTTTCAAACCGCTTCAAGAACCTCAGGACTAA